From Toxorhynchites rutilus septentrionalis strain SRP chromosome 2, ASM2978413v1, whole genome shotgun sequence, a single genomic window includes:
- the LOC129770265 gene encoding uncharacterized protein LOC129770265 → MPIDRTPPQDYSCPTCKKYDNSRMVQCDDCSIWYHFDCVGVTEDVENHDWSCLQCTEAKKAAKSKEQVSHQGNPPTQSQEAAVELQQATRTQKGTTRTTMENLDPNSLFAPGPSNRMIQQNDRKSEGSLPTVQAEIRMKMLEEEKALERKYLQRKYEIMMEAAGGSSALLEHNVVNTDLLGAPVSHSSPINSHLRPSAPPFHPNHDDHADAEVDLIMLNRSQIAARQAIPRDLPTFDGDPEEWPLFVATFESTTRVCGFSQEENIIRLQKCLRGKAKESVRSQLLHAMNVDNVISTLRMLFGRPEIIVHSVIRKIHTLPAPKVDKLGSIVDFAVAVRNMVATVHACNLDEYLYNITLLQELVDRLPPMIKLNWAMYRQGKNQVSLGDFSEWLNSLAEAASTVTIPSLTTFAESKTRRGRKDNGFLNSHHETPLLSGRKQISEDQHATCCICNGTCVSVERCKKFLSFDHSTRWQNMRERKLCRCCLKKHRGFCKSKNECGVSGCTSKHHQLLHNNSSFKPRTPQPQNFEQITATPQPRTTSVAEHNCNIHRSDDTEVLFRYVPVILYGHGVKIETYAFLDDGSSLTLLENDLAVELKLDGVAHPLCLQWTADTCRYEESSQKVSLQISGSRNPGVQYHLPAVHTVKQLKLPPQTLEFSKLVDQYKYLKGLPVDSYTNVRPRILIGINNWRVGHVLDSRERKEYEPVASKTRLGWMVYGVHNSAQHHEMYTAYHSYHICSNSSQIDDDLHNIVKKFFALDSIGITKPDKMICSSEDERAWSMMRAITTLENGH, encoded by the coding sequence atgccaATCGATCGAACTCCACCACAGGATTATAGTTGTCCTACCTGCAAAAAGTACGATAACAGCCGGATGGTCCAATGCGACGATTGTAGCATTTGGTACCATTTCGACTGTGTGGGAGTGACGGAAGATGTTGAGAACCACGACTGGAGCTGCCTACAATGCACGGAAGCTAAAAAAGCAGCCAAATCCAAAGAACAAGTCTCTCATCAAGGTAACCCACCCACGCAGTCCCAAGAAGCTGCCGTCGAATTGCAGCAGGCAACAAGAACCCAAAAGGGAACAACGAGGACGACAATGGAGAATTTAGATCCCAACAGTTTGTTTGCCCCTGGACCGTCAAACAGGATGATACAGCAGAATGataggaaaagtgaaggaagtTTGCCAACGGTACAAGCAGAGATACGGATGAAAATGCTTGAAGAAGAAAAGGCTCTCGAGCGAAAATATCTTCAGAGGAAATACGAAATTATGATGGAAGCCGCTGGTGGATCTTCCGCACTGTTGGAGCATAATGTCGTGAACACTGATCTCCTCGGAGCCCCAGTAAGTCATTCATCTCCAATTAATTCACATCTACGGCCGAGCGCACCTCCGTTTCATCCAAACCACGATGATCATGCTGACGCAGAGGTTGATTTGATAATGTTGAACCGGAGCCAGATTGCTGCACGCCAGGCCATACCCAGGGATCTGCCAACTTTCGATGGTGATCCAGAAGAATGGCCCCTTTTCGTAGCGACTTTCGAGAGCACAACACGGGTGTGCGGTTTCAGTCAGGAGGAAAATATAATCCGACTACAGAAATGCCTACGAGGCAAAGCAAAAGAGTCTGTTAGGAGTCAGTTGCTCCATGCGATGAATGTGGACAATGTCATATCTACACTAAGAATGTTATTCGGTCGCCCGGAGATAATCGTTCATTCAGTAATCCGGAAGATTCATACATTGCCAGCACCAAAGGTCGACAAGTTGGGATCAATAGTGGATTTCGCAGTGGCTGTTCGGAACATGGTTGCTACAGTCCATGCATGTAATCTAGATGAGTACCTGTACAACATCACTCTGTTACAGGAACTTGTGGATCGTTTGCCTCCAATGATCAAATTAAATTGGGCCATGTATCGTCAGGGCAAGAACCAAGTATCACTAGGTGACTTCAGCGAATGGCTTAACAGCTTAGCGGAAGCCGCAAGCACTGTAACGATTCCCTCGTTGACCACATTTGCTGAATCGAAGACAAGACGCGGTCGAAAAGATAATGGTTTCCTCAATTCACACCATGAAACGCCTTTATTGTCAGGCCGAAAGCAAATCAGTGAGGATCAACATGCAACCTGTTGTATCTGCAACGGAACCTGTGTTTCAGTGGAGCGCTGCAAGAAGTTCTTGAGTTTTGATCACTCTACGCGATGGCAGAATATGAGAGAACGCAAACTTTGCCGATGTTGCCTCAAGAAACATAGAGGATTCTGCAAATCAAAAAATGAGTGCGGAGTTAGTGGGTGTACCAGTAAACACCATCAGCTGTTGCACAACAATTCATCGTTTAAACCGCGAACGCCACAGCCTCAAAATTTCGAGCAGATAACTGCGACACCACAGCCGAGAACCACGTCGGTTGCTGAGCACAATTGCAATATTCATCGTAGCGATGATACGGAAGTTCTTTTTCGATATGTGCCCGTTATATTGTATGGTCATGGAGTTAAAATCGAAACATACGCTTTTCTTGACGATGGTTCGTCATTGACGCTGCTTGAGAACGATTTGGCAGTCGAATTGAAACTTGATGGCGTTGCGCACCCTCTCTGTTTACAGTGGACAGCTGACACATGTCGCTATGAGGAGTCGTCACAAAAAGTGTCCTTACAGATTTCTGGTTCCCGGAATCCTGGAGTACAATATCATCTTCCAGCAGTACACACTGTCAAACAACTTAAGCTTCCCCCTCAAACATTGGAATTTTCTAAACTAGTTGACCAATATAAATATCTTAAAGGTTTACCGGTTGACTCTTACACCAATGTACGCCCAAGAATCCTAATTGGAATAAACAACTGGCGTGTGGGTCACGTTCTCGATAGCCGTGAAAGAAAAGAATATGAGCCAGTCGCATCAAAGACTCGTTTGGGGTGGATGGTATATGGTGTACATAATAGCGCCCAGCATCATGAAATGTATACTGCATACCACAGTTACCATATCTGTTCAAATTCTAGTCAGATTGATGACGATTTACATAACATTGTTAAGAAATTCTTTGCGCTTGATAGTATCGGCATAACTAAACCAGATAAAATGATCTGTTCCAGTGAGGATGAACGCGCCTGGTCCATGATGCGTGCTATTACCACTTTAGAGAATGGACACTAA
- the LOC129769487 gene encoding uncharacterized protein LOC129769487: MSDDPAFNIKFVEVVEKYECIYDYRRQDHSKRDVVEKAWGAIGSELKLSVSQCKEKWKNLRTAFSRSMKKPPSGSGAKRTKDYYLKDVMQFLTPFMKSKAQQSNLPNEADQIPQENSDFEFYVSEIIASATNSQDVTCDKPPEEKNKSTHAQCSDNASIRGMKRRKIPPKTLNEVDKCFIEYMKSKKGSAVEKSNPDMEFLKSLLPDIAKLNDYQKRQFKKRTLETLDELLCDNPLQSNSFVVIPSPVDSNYSVQSNASNYTTYSHLYSTTEYGGGQVSSAATYIPNFSPKMSSVNDDRNS; the protein is encoded by the exons atgtcaGACGATCCAGCATTTAACATCAAGTTTGTAGAAGTTGTTGAGAAATACGAATGTATTTATGATTATCGAAGACAGGATCATAGCAAAAGAGATGTTGTGGAGAAAGCATGGGGTGCAATTGGAAGTGAATTAAAACTATCTG tttCTCAATGcaaagaaaaatggaaaaatcttcGGACGGCATTTTCGAGAAGTATGAAAAAACCACCATCAGGAAGCGGAGCCAAAAGAACTAAAGATTATTATTTGAAGGACGTGATGCAGTTCCTCACGCCTTTTATGAAATCAAAAGCGCAACAAAGTAATCTACCTAACGAAGCAGACCAAATACCGCAAGAAAACAGTGACTTTGAATTTTATGTATCTGAAATTATCGCATCTGCTACAAACTCTCAGGATGTGACATGTGATAAACCTCCAGAGgagaaaaataaatccactcACGCCCAATGCTCGGATAATGCAAGCATTCGAGGAATGAAACGACGAAAAATTCCACCAAAAACCCTTAATGAAGTTGACAAGTGTTTCATAGAATATATGAAATCAAAAAAAGGGTCTGCAGTAGAAAAGAGTAATCCAGATATGGAATTTTTAAAAAGTTTACTCCCTGATATCGCAAAGTTAAACGATTATCAAAAGAGGCAGTTTAAAAAGAGAACTCTCGAAACACTAGATGAACTATTGTGCGATAATCCATTACAAAGCAATTCATTCGTAGTAATACCAAGCCCTGTTGATTCCAACTACTCAGTTCAATCAAATGCTTCCAATTACACAACTTATTCGCATTTGTATTCAACAACAGAATATGGTGGAGGACAGGTTTCATCTGCAGCAACATATATTCCGAATTTTTCACCCAAAATGTCATCAGTTAATGACGATAGGAATTCATAA
- the LOC129765609 gene encoding uncharacterized protein LOC129765609, with product MLHYQRSPISPNQSNKSQPSKYIPSDTVIQNRNSQPLQLYKPQSRTENQTPTTPAIPKQPTTSTSYFSMPFDNKQRPFNSTVILSTALVKVLDPSGYFVMARALLDSGSQLNFISEQLIRKLHVKRIKEFVPISGIGLSSTASKYSTIVRVQSHRADVDATWKFNILPKITMELPHQKIDISHLDIPTDIVLADPLFNERSKIDLIIGVEIFYDLLRDGQIKFGPNQPLLQNTALGWIVSGRVSSQHIQPSIANVAHESIPFIEQQLARFWEIESCQTKSVLSREESLCEEHFAKTTARDSSGRFVVALPKKEAVISRIGNSKNIASRRFMSLERRLLSNPELKEAYSKFIHEYAQLGHMKLIDDANESGQSILTYYIPHHCVVKPDSITTKLRVVFDASCSSDTGVSLNDTLMVGPQVQDDLLSIILRFRIPQFAIIDIEKMYRQILVAEADQPLQRIVWRDSPTQPLQTYQLTTVTYGTSAAPYLATKCLQKLGEDGSIIYPEAAVIIRNDVYMDDLLSGADSINKGKELCSQLIELANSASLQFRKWASNSHEILESVPIHLRDERTLFELDSSCASIKTLGLKWDILSDKFLFEIPKHSRNLPLTKRVVLSDIARLFDPLGLVGPVVIEAKLFMQELWKEGKDWDDSLNDNYHLRWINFRNNLSDLAKLEIPRWMMTSFTNECTEYHGFCDASERAYGACIYVRTISSDGSIYVRLLTAKSKVAPIGKTKKDTTVCLPRLELCAALLLSHLYEKVQSCIKMKVKTFFWTDSTIVLHWISGSPSRWKTFVGNRVSEIQRITVNSV from the coding sequence ATGTTACACTACCAACGTTCACCTATATCGCCAAACCAATCGAATAAATCTCAGCCTTCGAAATATATTCCGTCTGATACAGTAATTCAAAATAGAAACTCACAACCTTTGCAATTGTACAAACCGCAGTCGCGTACTGAGAACCAAACCCCCACAACACCCGCCATTCCTAAACAACCAACTACTTCGACAAGTTATTTTTCGATGCCTTTTGATAATAAACAGCGTCCATTTAACTCAACCGTAATACTATCGACGGCACTCGTCAAGGTTCTTGACCCTTCAGGATATTTCGTGATGGCACGCGCTCTCCTGGATTCAGGatcacaattgaatttcatttcggAACAATTAATTCGGAAACTGCACGTAAAGCGAATCAAGGAATTCGTGCCAATCAGTGGTATTGGTTTATCGTCTACCGCATCCAAATACTCAACAATCGTTCGAGTTCAATCGCATCGAGCAGACGTGGATGCTACCTGGAAATTTAACATCTTACCAAAAATTACGATGGAATTGCCACATCAAAAGATTGATATTTCTCATCTTGATATTCCAACTGATATTGTTCTCGCTGATCCTTTATTTAACGAAAGGAGCAAAATCGATTTAATTATTGGAGTAGAAATATTTTATGACCTATTACGAGATGGTCAAATTAAATTTGGTCCAAACCAACCTCTGCTGCAGAACACCGCTTTAGGTTGGATTGTTTCTGGAAGGGTTAGTAGTCAACACATACAGCCATCTATAGCGAATGTTGCTCATGAGAGTATTCCGTTTATCGAACAACAATTGGCACGATTTTGGGAAATCGAATCGTGCCAAACGAAGAGTGTGTTATCTAGAGAAGAATCTCTCTGCGAAGAACACTTCGCCAAAACGACAGCACGAGACTCTTCTGGTCGTTTCGTCGTAGCTTTACCCAAGAAGGAAGCTGTTATCTCCCGCATTGGAAATTCCAAGAATATTGCCAGTCGTCGCTTTATGTCTCTTGAACGCCGTCTCCTCTCCAATCCTGAATTGAAGGAAGCTTATTCGAAGTTTATCCATGAGTATGCACAGTTGGGTCACATGAAATTGATCGATGATGCTAACGAATCTGGACAATCTATTCTTACCTACTACATTCCCCATCACTGTGTCGTGAAACCTGATAGTATAACGACAAAACTGCGTGTTGTTTTTGACGCTTCCTGTTCGTCAGACACGGGAGTTTCACTCAATGATACACTTATGGTTGGACCTCAGGTACAAGACGATTTACTGAGTATTATTTTGAGATTTCGCATACCACAGTTTGCTATTATCGATATTGAGAAGATGTATAGGCAAATTCTCGTAGCAGAAGCTGATCAACCGTTACAACGTATTGTGTGGAGAGATTCGCCAACTCAGCCGCTTCAAACGTATCAATTGACAACGGTCACTTATGGTACCTCTGCAGCTCCATATCTTGCAACAAAATGTCTGCAAAAATTAGGAGAAGATGGAtcaataatttatccagaagcCGCAGTGATAATTCGCAACGATGTATATATGGATGATTTGCTGAGCGGTGCAGATAGCATCAACAAGGGGAAAGAACTGTGCAGTCAACTAATTGAACTGGCAAATTCTGCTAGTCTTCAGTTTCGCAAATGGGCCTCCAATAGCCACGAAATATTAGAATCAGTCCCAATACACCTGAGGGATGAACGCACTCTTTTTGAACTTGATTCTTCATGCGCATCGATAAAGACCCTTGGTCTAAAATGGGACATATTATCAGACAAATTTCTTTTCGAGATTCCAAAGCACAGTCGAAATTTGCCACTTACAAAACGTGTTGTTCTCTCGGACATTGCACGGCTGTTCGACCCTCTGGGGCTAGTAGGCCCAGTAGTTATTGAAGCTAAATTATTCATGCAAGAACTTTGGAAGGAAGGGAAAGACTGGGACGATTCACTGAATGATAATTACCATCTTCGATGGATAAACTTCCGCAACAATCTTAGTGATCTAGCGAAGCTAGAAATTCCACGTTGGATGATGACGTCATTTACCAACGAATGCACGGAATATCATGGATTTTGTGATGCATCAGAGCGAGCTTATGGTGCATGTATCTACGTTCGCACAATCTCGTCAGACGGTTCCATATATGTACGCTTATTGACTGCGAAGTCCAAGGTCGCCCCAATTGGAAA
- the LOC129769486 gene encoding uncharacterized protein LOC129769486 has protein sequence MCSRIENASHTVSKLLPNESEYAISPQEKLLITLRYLATGCTFKALTHIFMRGDTTIGLVVKECTKAIWNVLQPLYMPVPTEAIWESTAQRYYELWDLPNCIGSIDGKHCRINKFSKTGSHYYNYKSFFSVVLMACANADGIFLTIDVGEAGRMSDGGVFRSSTLGRLLDKEKLLIPEVTPLPNDELDFPFYFVGDEAFPLKKNLMRPYPQRLLDNEKRIFNYRLSRGRKSIECAFGMLTSKFEIFQRPILCQEESAISIIKSACVLHNFIKLREGTFSIPQVAKHNRLYRNILAHNSSTNKKSPSELRDYLKSYFLRPENALQWQDNYIV, from the exons ATGTGCTCAAGAATTGAAAACGCATCCCACACAGTTTCAAAACTGCTACCGAATGAGTCCGA ATATGCGATCAGCCCACAGGAAAAACTTTTAATCACATTAAG GTATTTGGCTACAGGATGCACTTTCAAGGCGCTCACCCATATATTTATGAGAGGAGACACTACTATAGGATTGGTAGTAAAAGAATGTACAAAGGCTATATGGAATGTTCTTCAACCGCTATATATGCCTGTTCCGACAGAAGCCATTTGGGAATCGACAGCGCAACGATACTATGAATTATGGGACCTTCCAAACTGCATAGGCTCAATCGATGGGAAGCATTGTCGaataaacaaattttccaaGACCGGATCGCATTATTATaattacaaaagttttttttcggtgGTTCTGATGGCCTGCGCCAATGCTGATGGGATATTTTTAACAATTGATGTTGGGGAAGCAGGTAGAATGAGTGACGGTGGCGTTTTTCGCTCTTCCACTCTTGGAAGATTGCTAGACAAAGAAAAACTCCTTATTCCGGAGGTAACACCATTGCCAAATGACGAACTCGATTTTCCATTTTACTTTGTGGGAGATGAGGCGTtccctttaaaaaaaaacctaatgcGACCATATCCACAAAGGCTTCTTGataatgaaaaacgaatatttAATTATAGACTATCAAGAGGGCGAAAAAGTATAGAATGTGCATTCGGAATGCTAACttccaaatttgaaatttttcaaaggCCAATATTATGTCAAGAAGAGTCAGctatttcaataattaaaaGTGCCTGTGTTCTTCATAACTTTATAAAACTCAGAGAGGGTACGTTTTCAATTCCACAGGTTGCAAAACATAACCGCTTGTATAGAAATATTCTTGCTCATAATTcatcaacaaataaaaaatctccTTCTGAATTACGAGATTActtgaaatcatattttttgaggCCAGAAAACGCCTTACAATGGCAAGATAACTATATTGTATAA
- the LOC129770264 gene encoding uncharacterized protein LOC129770264 yields MTREPELGAALRAKMEDYLRKGYARKMTTDELRLPYERIWYLPIFPVFNPNKPGKLRIVWDAAAAVNGVSLNSVLMTGPDQLTELPAVLYKFRQYPVAIGGDVREMFHQLRMNEMDQHCHRFYFSMDENQKEPDVYILLVMSFGATCSPSLAQFVKNENAERFRRRFPTAVDAIIKSHYVDDMYTSVPTKKEAIVLAKQVKEIHSHGGFEMTNWVSNSPDVLEALDASEVPEKNLDTTIEVANEKVLGMWWSTESDVFTYKLFLQRNKDILSGTRRPTKRELLRTMMSVYDPLGLIAHYLMFLKMLLQEVWRSGVGWDDCIAEREWEKWNIWLQFLPSLENLRIPRCYRLKTSINSSVQLHTFVDASENGYAAVCYFRFEEDGRVECTLIGAKSRVAPLKFVSIPRLELQAGIIGARLAKAVEQGHTYKISKRFFWTDARNVLCWLNSDHRRYSQFVAFRVSELLETTDLTEWRWVPTKLNVADEATKWKCAPSLKYDSRWFKGPEFLLQPEENWPKLPALESSKEELRSNFLNHHDVDNWVVTPANFSSWKRLLHTVAFVMRFPRNLRRMKAAETPTAGPLSAEELTDAANYIYRRAQENVYGEERKLLAKPNRANGTPILPKSSSLYKVEPYLDDAGVMRMRGRIGACDLIDESTKHPVILPRKHHITSLIIQKAHEEFLQQCHQTVLNEIRRRYYIPRLRTVYSKTRRDCQKCKIMTAKPQPPPMADLPKARLAAFVRPFSYLGIDYFGPMQVVVGRRVEKRWGVLATCLTTRAIHIELAHSLTTDSCIMCLQNIIARRGTPVEIISDRGTNLIGASKELKEALGKVDKERLMKEFTTENLKWVFNPPASPHMGGSWERLIQSVKKILTSILPTQRLPTHEALRNALVMIENVINSRPLTYVPVDDEAAPALTPNSFLLGSTDGSKPLVLHDDSGVALRSAWKSSQILANKFWKKWLEEYLPEITRRSKWFTAGRQIQIGDIVIVVDPSFPRNCWPKGRIIATKVSKDGQVRSATVQTAAGIYERPAVRLAMLDVGADRSDQDQDPITGGAVATPLV; encoded by the coding sequence ATGACCAGAGAACCTGAACTAGGCGCTGCACTCAGAGCAAAAATGGAAGATTATTTGCGTAAAGGATATGCGCGGAAGATGACGACCGATGAATTGAGGCTACCATATGAACGCATTTGGTACTTACCAATATTTCCGGTGTTCAATCCAAATAAGCCGGGGAAACTGAGAATCGTTtgggatgctgctgctgctgtgaacGGCGTTTCGTTGAACTCAGTGCTAATGACCGGTCCAGATCAGCTAACAGAACTCCCAGCAGTACTCTACAAGTTCCGCCAATATCCGGTGGCCATAGGAGGAGACGTTCGTGAAATGTTTCACCAGTTACGAATGAATGAGATGGATCAACATTGTCACCGATTTTATTTCAGCATGGATGAGAATCAAAAGGAACCCGACGTATACATTTTGCTCGTTATGTCTTTTGGAGCGACTTGCTCACCGAGCCTTGCCCAATTCGTTAAAAACGAAAACGCGGAACGCTTTCGGCGTCGCTTTCCAACCGCAGTGGACGCAATCATAAAATCACATTACGTTGACGATATGTACACGAGTGTCCCCACCAAAAAGGAAGCAATCGTTCTAGCCAAGCAAGTCAAGGAAATTCATTCTCACGGTGGGTTTGAGATGACCAACTGGGTTTCTAATTCGCCAGATGTACTTGAAGCTCTGGACGCATCAGAGGTTCCTGAAAAGAATTTAGACACGACGATCGAAGTTGCCAATGAAAAGGTACTCGGGATGTGGTGGTCGACGGAATCAGATGTTTTTACCTACAAACTATTCCTGCAACGCAACAAGGATATCCTTTCTGGAACGCGACGCCCTACTAAAAGGGAACTTTTGAGAACCATGATGAGTGTCTATGACCCTCTCGGTCTCATCGCACACTATTTGATGTTTTTGAAGATGCTTTTGCAGGAGGTCTGGCGATCCGGAGTCGGTTGGGACGATTGTATTGCTGAACGTGAATGGGAGAAATGGAATATCTGGCTGCAGTTTCTGCCCTCGCTTGAAAATTTACGGATTCCCCGCTGTTACCGTCTGAAGACATCGATAAACTCCTCCGTTCAACTCCACACTTTCGTGGATGCTAGCGAGAACGGATATGCCGCTGTATGTTATTTCCGGTTTGAAGAGGATGGCCGAGTCGAATGCACGCTGATTGGGGCAAAAAGTCGTGTCGCACCACTTAAATTTGTATCTATACCGCGTTTGGAATTACAGGCAGGTATCATCGGTGCTCGATTGGCAAAGGCCGTAGAACAAGGCCATACATACAAAATATCGAAACGGTTCTTCTGGACTGATGCTCGTAACGTTTTATGCTGGCTGAACTCCGATCATCGAAGATACAGCCAGTTCGTTGCCTTCCGTGTAAGCGAGCTGCTGGAGACAACGGATCTTACTGAATGGCGATGGGTGCCAACCAAATTAAACGTGGCCGACGAAGCCACAAAATGGAAATGTGCACCGAGTCTTAAGTATGATAGTCGTTGGTTCAAGGGCCCCGAATTTCTGCTACAACCGGAAGAAAACTGGCCGAAGCTTCCAGCTTTAGAATCCTCCAAGGAAGAACTccgttcaaattttttaaacCACCATGACGTTGATAATTGGGTGGTTACACCAGCGAACTTTTCAAGTTGGAAGCGTTTGCTTCACACCGTGGCATTTGTGATGCGGTTCCCAAGAAATTTGAGGAGAATGAAAGCTGCAGAAACACCGACAGCTGGACCGTTGTCTGCGGAGGAATTAACCGATGCTGCAAATTACATCTATCGCCGAGCTCAAGAGAATGTCTACGGAGAGGAAAGAAAGTTGCTTGCTAAACCCAACCGTGCTAATGGTACTCCGATTCTTCCCAAAAGCAGCTCTCTATACAAAGTCGAACCATATCTTGACGATGCTGGGGTAATGCGTATGCGTGGTCGCATCGGCGCGTGCGATTTAATTGATGAATCTACAAAACATCCGGTTATTCTTCCTCGAAAACATCACATCACCTCTCTAATCATCCAAAAAGCTCATGAGGAATTTCTTCAACAGTGTCATCAGACTGTTTTGAACGAAATCCGACGCAGATACTATATACCGCGGTTGCGGACAGTGTACAGTAAAACTCGTCGGGATTGCCAGAAGTGCAAAATAATGACAGCTAAGCCACAGCCTCCTCCCATGGCCGACTTACCAAAGGCTCGTCTCGCCGCCTTTGTTAGACCATTTTCATACTTAGGTATTGATTACTTTGGTCCGATGCAGGTGGTAGTTGGTCGCCGTGTCGAAAAGCGCTGGGGCGTACTAGCCACTTGTCTGACTACTCGAGCAATTCACATCGAGCTGGCTCATTCATTAACAACGGATTCCTGCATCATGTGTCTGCAAAACATAATAGCGCGACGTGGGACTCCTGTCGAGATCATAAGTGATCGAGGAACAAATCTAATCGGTGCAAGTAAAGAGCTAAAAGAAGCTTTAGGAAAGGTAGACAAGGAACGTTTAATGAAAGAGTTCACAACCGAGAACCTCAAATGGGTCTTCAATCCACCTGCTTCCCCTCATATGGGGGGAAGCTGGGAAAGACTGATACAATCAGTGAAAAAAATTTTGACCAGTATTCTCCCGACCCAACGACTACCTACCCATGAAGCACTCAGAAACGCTCTTGTTATGATAGAAAATGTTATTAATTCACGCCCTTTGACCTACGTACCAGTTGACGACGAAGCAGCCCCGGCACTCACTCCAAATAGTTTTTTGCTGGGATCCACAGATGGCTCAAAACCTTTAGTACTTCACGATGACAGCGGTGTAGCTCTTCGAAGTGCCTGGAAATCATCACAAATATTGGCAAACAAGTTTTGGAAGAAATGGCTAGAAGAGTATCTTCCTGAAATAACCAGGAGAAGTAAATGGTTTACGGCCGGTCGTCAGATCCAGATTGGAGATATCGTGATTGTTGTGGACCCAAGTTTCCCACGAAATTGTTGGCCAAAAGGCAGGATTATCGCGACGAAGGTATCCAAAGATGGTCAAGTTAGATCAGCGACGGTGCAGACAGCGGCAGGCATTTACGAGCGCCCGGCAGTTCGTCTGGCAATGCTGGATGTAGGTGCAGATAGAAGTGACCAGGATCAGGATCCAATCACTGGGGGGGCTGTTGCGACACCCCTCGTGTAG